A genomic stretch from Kovacikia minuta CCNUW1 includes:
- a CDS encoding DEAD/DEAH box helicase: MDSNLNGTLDTYSYLDLEVNAEEQIHCFGLLSPTHALKVQPDRAIEIQQQLLHLQQTGGLLCGHNIRRFDRRYLIRQWSELNDLLLLDTLELSVLAFPLEPSHKLQKDYKLSDYASNDPLEDARATRFLLERILQTLLEKPESLRQAYVWLLTCGNEPGDRAYQQLFQNLDWQATVPPDYTDLPQTATTGMDQGYLMQLWQPAPSGAARFSFDHRFTLAALLAWNHERHAAQTSQAPSIWLNHLPDSQTVLDALLPVTPEGLTYQPYFKEFDIKCFRPPQEEAVQAIISGKNPLILMPTGGGKSLCYQLPALMYYRQQWGLTVCISPRASLDGRSGCRFRIRRIELFYLHQ, from the coding sequence ATGGACTCTAACCTGAATGGCACTCTAGATACCTACAGTTATTTAGATTTAGAAGTAAATGCTGAAGAGCAAATTCATTGCTTTGGTCTCCTATCCCCTACCCATGCGCTCAAGGTTCAACCCGATCGGGCGATCGAAATCCAACAACAGCTCCTTCATCTTCAACAAACAGGTGGGTTGCTCTGTGGGCATAACATTCGCCGTTTCGATCGCCGCTATCTGATTCGTCAATGGTCTGAACTCAACGATCTGCTCCTGCTCGATACCTTAGAGCTATCCGTTCTTGCCTTTCCCCTGGAACCCTCCCACAAGCTTCAAAAAGACTACAAGTTAAGCGATTACGCCAGCAACGATCCCCTTGAGGATGCCAGAGCAACCCGTTTCTTACTGGAACGCATTCTGCAAACCCTTCTAGAGAAACCAGAGTCCCTACGACAGGCTTATGTTTGGCTACTGACCTGTGGCAACGAACCTGGCGATCGCGCCTATCAACAACTCTTTCAAAACCTTGATTGGCAAGCGACAGTGCCCCCGGATTACACCGACCTACCCCAAACTGCCACCACCGGGATGGATCAGGGCTATCTCATGCAGCTCTGGCAACCCGCTCCATCAGGTGCAGCCCGTTTTAGTTTTGATCACCGATTCACCCTTGCAGCCTTACTTGCTTGGAATCACGAGCGACACGCCGCCCAAACCAGCCAAGCCCCTTCAATCTGGCTCAACCATCTTCCCGACTCTCAAACCGTATTAGATGCGCTGTTGCCCGTCACTCCAGAAGGATTGACCTATCAGCCCTATTTCAAAGAATTTGACATTAAATGCTTCCGCCCGCCCCAAGAAGAAGCCGTTCAAGCCATTATCTCAGGAAAGAATCCTCTGATTCTCATGCCCACAGGGGGGGGCAAATCCCTGTGCTATCAACTGCCTGCCCTCATGTATTACCGCCAGCAATGGGGGCTAACCGTCTGTATTTCACCCCGTGCAA
- the hsdR gene encoding type I restriction-modification system endonuclease, which translates to MPASPNFEFLRIHDPQLVRLGSLAERYFADDPNTCLIKLRQFGEVLAQLTAAKMGMYTDSSETQVVLLRRLRDRGVLKGDVDRLFHELRRVGNDATHELAGNQRSALSSLKYARELGLWFHRVFSGNRTFDPGPFIPPPDPKTETQALKTELEQLRQEARSRLSAVEAAQALAQAEAQRRLAAEELAQETEAKFQELQSHLTQIQAQAATTSQQTIQQTIAQAQVAETQIILDERETRRLIDAQLRAAGWEVDSEQLTYQNGTRPQKGKNLAIAEWPTAAGRADYALFVGLQVIAVVEAKRQSTDVAEGALNQAKRYSRSYEIKGDESLLGGPWGDYKVPFVFATNGRPFLQQLRTKSGIWFCDLRHPDNLRRPLQTWYSPQGLMATLAQDVEQAHTRLAEEGFNYGLALRDYQIRAIRAVEQALAEDQRSLLLAMATGTGKTKTCIALVYRLLKTKRFRRILFLVDRTALGEQAANALKDSRMESLQTFADIFEIKEMDAATPDADTKVQITTVQGLVKRILYPADGSTVPTADQYDCIVVDECHRGYLLDRELSDTELTFRDFGDYVSKYRRVLEQFDAVKIGLTATPALHTTQIFGEPVFTYSYREAVVDGWLIDHEPPHQIITALSEDGINWNPGEEMEFFDPQTGQLDLVHAPDEVKFEVDQFNRRVVTEEFNRVVCEELAKSIDPSIPELGKTLIFCATDTHADMVVDQLRKALADLYGSVEDEAVAKITGNADKPLQLIRQFRNEVNPRIAVTVDLLTTGIDVPEICNLVFIRRVNSRILYEQMLGRATRRCDGIGKESFRVFDAVKLYEAIAPVSTMKPVVVNPSISFTQLVEELETVTEPAAVESIVEQLLAKLQRKRRHLSNDSQDQVETLAGMPLQEVIDHLKQSNPQQVQAWLRERKQIAQILDHKDGGKEPLIISYHQDELRRVERGYGVAENGQPYGKPEDYLDSFKAFLQNNQNQIAALTVVVQRPRDLTRQQLKELRILLDNAGYSEMMLRSAWRDSTNEDIAASIIGFIRQAALGDALIPYNDRVDRALKKILASQNWTPPQRKWLERIGKQLKVEVIVDRESLDNGEFKTQGGGFDRLNKLFNGQLETILGEIRDRLWQDVG; encoded by the coding sequence ATGCCAGCATCCCCCAACTTTGAATTCCTCAGGATTCATGACCCGCAACTTGTCAGGCTTGGGAGCTTGGCAGAGCGGTATTTCGCAGATGATCCCAATACCTGCCTGATTAAGTTACGGCAATTTGGCGAGGTACTGGCGCAGCTCACTGCTGCAAAAATGGGGATGTATACCGATTCATCGGAAACGCAGGTGGTGTTGTTGCGGCGGTTACGGGATCGGGGGGTGTTGAAAGGTGATGTCGATCGACTTTTCCATGAGCTGCGCAGAGTTGGCAATGATGCAACCCACGAATTAGCAGGCAACCAGCGCAGTGCTCTAAGTAGCCTTAAGTACGCCCGCGAATTGGGGCTTTGGTTCCATCGGGTATTTTCTGGAAATCGCACCTTCGATCCGGGTCCCTTCATTCCACCTCCAGATCCTAAAACTGAAACACAAGCGCTGAAGACTGAGTTAGAACAACTCCGGCAAGAGGCTCGGAGCAGACTTTCAGCCGTAGAAGCGGCTCAAGCACTGGCGCAAGCAGAAGCGCAACGACGGTTAGCGGCTGAGGAATTAGCACAGGAAACCGAAGCAAAATTTCAAGAGCTACAGAGCCATCTAACACAAATCCAGGCTCAAGCCGCCACCACTTCCCAGCAGACGATTCAGCAGACGATCGCCCAGGCTCAGGTTGCCGAGACTCAAATTATCCTGGATGAACGGGAAACCCGACGGCTGATTGATGCTCAACTGCGGGCGGCTGGATGGGAAGTCGATTCAGAGCAATTAACTTATCAAAATGGGACTCGACCCCAGAAGGGGAAGAATTTGGCGATCGCGGAATGGCCCACAGCAGCAGGACGAGCAGACTATGCCCTCTTTGTTGGGCTTCAAGTGATTGCCGTGGTTGAGGCAAAACGTCAAAGTACGGATGTGGCAGAAGGGGCACTGAATCAGGCAAAACGCTACAGCCGCAGTTATGAAATCAAAGGGGATGAAAGCCTATTGGGTGGCCCCTGGGGGGACTACAAGGTTCCCTTTGTCTTTGCTACGAATGGGCGACCGTTTCTTCAGCAGTTGCGGACGAAGAGTGGCATCTGGTTCTGTGACCTGCGCCATCCTGACAATCTGCGGCGTCCTTTGCAGACCTGGTATAGCCCGCAGGGATTGATGGCAACATTGGCTCAGGATGTGGAGCAGGCACACACCAGACTTGCCGAGGAGGGCTTTAACTATGGGTTGGCGCTGCGGGACTATCAGATTCGAGCCATTCGGGCAGTTGAGCAAGCTTTAGCAGAAGATCAGCGATCGCTCCTGCTGGCGATGGCAACGGGCACCGGGAAAACGAAAACCTGTATTGCTCTGGTCTATCGGTTGCTCAAGACCAAGCGATTTCGACGGATTCTGTTCCTGGTCGATCGCACGGCGCTGGGGGAACAGGCTGCCAATGCCTTGAAAGATTCCCGCATGGAAAGCCTCCAAACTTTTGCGGACATCTTTGAAATCAAGGAGATGGACGCAGCCACCCCCGATGCTGATACGAAGGTACAGATTACGACGGTGCAGGGGTTGGTAAAGCGCATCCTCTATCCTGCTGATGGGTCAACGGTTCCGACCGCGGACCAGTACGACTGCATTGTGGTGGATGAATGCCATCGAGGGTATTTGCTCGATCGGGAGTTGAGCGACACGGAGCTAACGTTTCGGGACTTTGGCGATTACGTCTCCAAATACCGTCGGGTCCTGGAGCAATTTGATGCGGTCAAAATTGGACTTACCGCGACGCCCGCCCTCCACACGACCCAAATCTTTGGGGAACCCGTCTTCACCTACAGCTACCGGGAGGCGGTAGTGGATGGGTGGCTCATTGACCACGAACCACCCCATCAAATCATCACGGCACTGTCCGAGGATGGCATCAACTGGAATCCCGGTGAGGAGATGGAGTTTTTCGATCCCCAAACAGGGCAGCTAGACCTGGTGCATGCGCCGGATGAGGTGAAATTTGAGGTTGACCAGTTCAATCGGCGGGTCGTTACAGAGGAATTCAACCGGGTCGTGTGCGAGGAACTGGCAAAGTCCATCGACCCCTCGATTCCGGAACTGGGGAAAACGCTGATTTTCTGTGCCACGGACACCCACGCCGATATGGTGGTTGACCAGTTGCGAAAGGCACTGGCTGACCTTTATGGCAGCGTTGAGGATGAAGCAGTTGCCAAGATTACAGGCAATGCCGATAAACCGCTGCAACTCATTCGGCAGTTTCGCAATGAGGTGAATCCCAGAATTGCGGTAACGGTAGACCTGCTGACCACAGGCATCGATGTACCGGAAATCTGCAATCTGGTCTTTATTCGACGGGTGAACTCGCGGATTCTCTATGAGCAAATGCTGGGGCGAGCGACCCGGCGCTGCGATGGAATTGGCAAGGAATCCTTTCGTGTCTTTGATGCGGTGAAACTGTATGAGGCGATCGCTCCGGTCTCGACCATGAAACCCGTGGTTGTGAATCCCAGTATTTCCTTTACCCAGTTAGTCGAGGAACTGGAAACAGTTACCGAGCCAGCCGCAGTGGAAAGTATTGTGGAGCAGCTACTGGCAAAACTTCAGCGGAAGCGGCGACATTTGAGCAACGATAGCCAAGATCAGGTAGAAACCCTGGCTGGAATGCCGTTACAAGAAGTTATTGACCACTTGAAGCAGAGTAACCCCCAACAAGTGCAGGCATGGCTACGGGAACGGAAGCAAATTGCCCAGATTCTGGACCACAAGGATGGAGGAAAGGAGCCGCTGATCATCTCCTACCATCAGGATGAGTTGCGTCGGGTGGAGCGGGGCTATGGTGTCGCCGAGAATGGGCAGCCCTACGGTAAACCGGAAGATTACCTCGACAGCTTCAAAGCTTTTCTTCAGAACAATCAGAATCAAATTGCGGCTTTAACCGTTGTGGTTCAGCGCCCCCGCGACCTGACGCGCCAGCAATTGAAGGAGTTGAGGATTTTGCTGGACAATGCCGGATACTCAGAAATGATGCTGCGATCGGCGTGGCGTGATTCCACCAATGAGGACATTGCCGCTTCCATCATCGGCTTTATCCGGCAGGCAGCATTGGGAGATGCCTTGATTCCCTACAACGATCGCGTCGATCGCGCCTTAAAGAAAATCCTCGCCAGTCAAAACTGGACTCCACCCCAGCGGAAGTGGTTAGAGCGAATTGGCAAGCAATTGAAGGTTGAGGTGATTGTCGATCGGGAATCGCTGGACAATGGTGAGTTTAAAACTCAAGGGGGTGGATTCGATCGACTCAACAAACTGTTCAACGGTCAGCTAGAGACGATCTTGGGGGAGATTCGCGATCGCCTCTGGCAGGATGTAGGTTAG
- a CDS encoding PIN domain-containing protein — MSDNIRSLFAQYWQKGVLIDTNILLLYFVGSVNRDRISKFNRTEKFVPEDYDILLEIIRFFPKRVTTPNVLTEVNSLSNQLGEPERSKCLQIFAASMSLFDENYVDSRTVVGRSEFVRFGLTDCGILEVTQNQYLVLTDDLKLAVHLQSQGIDTVNFNNIRVFNWS, encoded by the coding sequence ATGAGCGATAACATCCGTTCTCTCTTTGCTCAATATTGGCAGAAAGGAGTACTGATTGATACGAACATTTTGCTTCTCTATTTTGTTGGCAGTGTCAACCGGGACAGAATTTCAAAGTTTAACCGAACGGAAAAATTTGTGCCTGAAGACTATGATATCCTCCTGGAAATCATTCGCTTCTTCCCCAAAAGAGTGACAACGCCAAATGTCTTAACTGAGGTGAATAGTTTGAGTAACCAACTAGGAGAACCAGAACGCTCAAAGTGCCTCCAGATATTTGCTGCTAGTATGTCTTTGTTCGATGAAAATTATGTCGATAGTAGAACTGTTGTTGGTCGCTCAGAGTTTGTTCGTTTTGGATTAACGGATTGTGGAATTCTTGAAGTTACTCAAAATCAGTACCTTGTTTTGACAGATGATTTAAAGCTTGCAGTTCATCTCCAAAGCCAAGGGATTGATACAGTGAACTTCAACAATATCCGTGTGTTTAACTGGAGTTGA
- a CDS encoding type II toxin-antitoxin system Phd/YefM family antitoxin: MPESLPQYSIAQARDQLTQLVHQVEQGSPVELTRRGKRVAVIISAEEYDRMFPAKPDFWTGLVKFRERLAAENIEIDPDEVFKDVRDRSPGRDVKL, encoded by the coding sequence ATGCCAGAATCCTTGCCCCAATATTCTATTGCCCAGGCGCGTGATCAGTTGACTCAACTGGTTCATCAGGTCGAGCAGGGTAGCCCTGTGGAACTTACTCGGCGAGGGAAACGGGTTGCTGTGATTATTTCAGCAGAGGAATATGATCGCATGTTTCCCGCCAAGCCTGATTTTTGGACAGGGTTGGTCAAGTTTCGTGAACGATTAGCCGCAGAAAATATTGAAATCGATCCGGATGAAGTATTTAAGGATGTCCGAGATCGATCGCCAGGACGCGATGTGAAGCTATGA
- a CDS encoding type II toxin-antitoxin system VapC family toxin, which produces MNVPRFLLDTTILSEAPRPQPNQFVMRKLEQYSQNIATATVVFHELMFGCYRLPPSRRQQELEEYIASLLAKSIPIFSYDLTAAQWHASERARLVNLGRTPPYIDGQIAAIAAVNDLILITNNTADYADFQNLQLENWFES; this is translated from the coding sequence ATGAACGTTCCTCGTTTCTTGCTGGACACCACCATTCTTTCCGAAGCCCCTAGACCTCAACCAAATCAATTTGTGATGAGGAAATTAGAGCAGTACAGCCAAAATATTGCCACTGCAACCGTCGTTTTTCATGAGTTGATGTTTGGCTGTTATCGCTTGCCACCCTCAAGACGACAACAGGAATTGGAGGAGTATATTGCCTCGCTGCTGGCGAAATCAATTCCAATCTTTTCTTATGATCTCACTGCGGCACAGTGGCATGCTTCAGAACGAGCAAGGCTTGTGAATTTGGGACGTACCCCACCTTATATTGATGGGCAAATTGCGGCGATCGCTGCCGTCAATGACCTGATACTGATCACCAACAACACGGCAGACTATGCCGATTTTCAAAATCTTCAACTCGAAAACTGGTTTGAATCATGA
- a CDS encoding class I SAM-dependent DNA methyltransferase has product MTATTDIVQKLWNLCHVLRDDGITYLQYVTELTYLLFLKMMQETNQENQLPEGYRWGDLVSKDGVEQLTFYRAALLHLGSEEAAPRVQAIFANAQTALKQPRILKKLVQSIDELDWYSAKEEGLGDLYEGLLEKNASEKKSGAGQYFTPRPLIDCMVALMQPQPGELVQDPAAGTGGFLIAADRDIKKRTDDLFDLSEAEQSFQRHQAFYGIELVQDAHRLLLMNMMLHGIEGAVTLGDTLSPDGQRLAKANVILTNPPFGTKKGGGLPSRDDFTYPTSNKQLAFLQHIYRSLKPGGRAAVVLPDNVLFEDGQGRSIRADLMDKCNLHTILRLPTGIFYAQGVKTNVLFFQRGTTEKGNTKAVWIYDMRTNMPSFGKRIPLTREHFQSFGQCYGDDPNGNSPRVDQGEEGRFRCFTREQIIKRGENLDISWLRDESLQSGDDLPEPEVIATEIMEKLRIATKEMEALMVLLEGEEAAEAVSASVGLPTVE; this is encoded by the coding sequence ATGACTGCGACAACCGACATTGTTCAAAAGCTCTGGAACCTCTGCCATGTCCTGCGGGATGATGGCATCACCTACCTGCAATACGTTACTGAGTTGACCTACCTGCTGTTTCTCAAGATGATGCAGGAGACAAATCAGGAGAATCAGTTGCCGGAGGGCTACCGCTGGGGCGATCTGGTGAGTAAGGATGGGGTAGAGCAACTGACCTTTTATCGGGCAGCGTTGTTGCATCTGGGTTCGGAGGAAGCCGCACCACGGGTACAGGCAATTTTTGCCAACGCGCAGACGGCATTAAAGCAGCCGCGCATCCTCAAGAAGCTGGTGCAGAGTATTGATGAGCTGGACTGGTATTCGGCAAAGGAAGAAGGGTTGGGCGACCTGTATGAGGGGTTGCTGGAGAAGAATGCCAGCGAGAAAAAGTCGGGGGCAGGGCAGTACTTCACCCCCAGACCGTTGATTGATTGCATGGTGGCATTGATGCAGCCACAACCGGGGGAACTGGTGCAAGATCCAGCAGCGGGAACGGGTGGTTTTTTGATTGCCGCCGATCGCGACATCAAAAAGCGTACCGATGATTTGTTCGACTTGAGTGAGGCGGAGCAGTCATTCCAGCGGCATCAGGCGTTTTATGGGATTGAATTGGTGCAGGATGCCCATCGGTTGTTGCTGATGAACATGATGCTGCATGGGATTGAGGGAGCGGTGACGCTGGGCGATACGCTCTCACCGGATGGGCAGCGGTTGGCTAAGGCGAATGTGATTTTGACGAATCCGCCCTTTGGGACGAAGAAGGGGGGTGGGTTGCCGTCGCGGGATGACTTTACCTATCCCACCTCGAACAAGCAGTTGGCGTTTTTGCAGCACATCTATCGCAGTCTGAAACCAGGTGGACGGGCAGCCGTGGTGTTGCCGGATAACGTGCTGTTTGAGGATGGACAAGGGCGATCGATCCGGGCTGACCTGATGGACAAGTGCAACTTGCATACCATCCTGCGACTGCCGACGGGTATTTTCTACGCGCAAGGAGTAAAGACGAATGTGCTGTTCTTCCAGCGGGGTACGACGGAAAAGGGGAACACGAAGGCGGTTTGGATTTACGACATGCGAACCAATATGCCCAGCTTTGGGAAGCGCATTCCGTTGACGCGCGAACACTTTCAATCGTTTGGGCAGTGCTATGGGGATGACCCGAACGGGAACAGCCCACGAGTTGATCAGGGGGAAGAAGGACGGTTCCGCTGTTTCACGCGCGAGCAGATTATCAAACGGGGTGAAAACCTGGATATTTCCTGGCTGCGGGATGAGAGTTTGCAGTCGGGGGATGACCTGCCGGAACCGGAGGTCATCGCCACCGAGATTATGGAGAAGCTGCGGATTGCGACGAAGGAGATGGAGGCGCTGATGGTGCTACTGGAAGGGGAGGAGGCAGCAGAAGCGGTGAGTGCGTCAGTCGGATTGCCAACCGTAGAATAG
- a CDS encoding DUF2281 domain-containing protein, with protein MTTEERAIAALKTLPPDKQQEALDFIEFLQMKLQQPLEREVSVLEAAGDLIGAVEGPGDLSTNPKYMEGFGL; from the coding sequence ATGACAACAGAGGAAAGAGCGATCGCGGCACTCAAAACACTGCCACCAGATAAACAGCAAGAAGCACTGGACTTTATTGAGTTTTTGCAGATGAAGCTTCAGCAACCTTTAGAACGAGAGGTTTCTGTTTTAGAGGCAGCGGGTGATTTAATCGGTGCTGTCGAAGGTCCCGGTGATCTGTCTACAAATCCTAAATATATGGAAGGATTTGGTCTGTAA